GCTGCGCCTAGAGCCGGACAGCGGCACCACGAACATACGCAACACTTCGAGCAGGCACTGGCAGCGCTGGCTGGCGCCCGAGAACCGTTGCCTCGTGCCGTTCACCAGCTTCAGCGAATTCAACAAGGCCGCCGGGGGGGACGTGTGGTTCGCCTTCTCGGAGGAAAGGCCCCTCGCCTTCTTCGCCGGGATCTGGACGGCCGGATGGACCTGCGTCCGCAAGATGAAGACCGGCGTGGAGACCGTAGACCTGTTCGGCTTCCTTACCACCGAGCCAAGCGAACCCGTCGCCAGCATCCATCCGAAGGCGATGCCCGTCATCCTGACGGAGCCGACAGAGATCGACGCCTGGATGCACGCACCGTGGGAAGACGCGAAGGCGCTCCAACGACCGTTGCCGGCCGGTGCGCTGCAGATCCTGGCGCGAGGAATTAAAAAGGATGGCGCTTAGCCGATATCGGTGCGGCTCGCACGCTGTTCAGCCTCGACATGCGCCCCGGAGAGAGCCGAGGGTGCATCCGCCTAAACGCAGAACATCCTGCTCAAGGTAAGCTTGCCCGACCAGGAGAGCGCGGATCGTCGCCCGGGGATCCCCATCGCAGGCCTCCAAGGCCTCGTTTATCTCCGC
The nucleotide sequence above comes from Xanthobacter flavus. Encoded proteins:
- a CDS encoding SOS response-associated peptidase, coding for MCNLYSHTSNVQAIIDLTRATRSLVGNLAPQPGIFPDYEAPIVKTGADGAREIAMARWGMPSSQLALIEAAKKRAAKLEAKGQAVDFKELLRLEPDSGTTNIRNTSSRHWQRWLAPENRCLVPFTSFSEFNKAAGGDVWFAFSEERPLAFFAGIWTAGWTCVRKMKTGVETVDLFGFLTTEPSEPVASIHPKAMPVILTEPTEIDAWMHAPWEDAKALQRPLPAGALQILARGIKKDGA